From Marispirochaeta aestuarii, a single genomic window includes:
- a CDS encoding S41 family peptidase: MKLKPVLLIMATVLAVFISFSALSNPVLTAESQTENTQEYLNMFNFLFRYVQDNYVEEIDPETLYMGAIKGLFESLDDPYSVYLTKNDMRLLRNTTTGRFGGVGLIISKPDPSLELEPTPRRPYPQYVEVVSPIEGAPAYRAGIHAGDHITAVEGESTEELTLDEVVDKLKGPPGTEVKVKILRRDSISFDVTITRAIIEVPTIKQDMIGTIAYLRIVDWTPYTDDRVREAFDFFEERGYRSIIVDVRGNPGGLLDSVVDVADLFLDSGTIVSTRSRIPSENKRFTADSSTEIPETVPVIVLVDKGSASASEIFAGAMKDSGRGYLIGETTYGKGSVQWVREFGETGFKLTIARYYTPAGISVDEVGVEPDLGIPPEELSEEEQASLQQIFENNTIVSFVEENPREDPEKVDAFIDRLRNQGISLDERDIRFLVRSEYNRRMDFPPVYDLEFDKVLQRAVEMLESGEVR, translated from the coding sequence ATGAAACTGAAACCTGTACTGCTGATCATGGCCACCGTCCTGGCGGTTTTTATCTCGTTTTCTGCCCTGTCAAACCCGGTTCTGACAGCGGAATCCCAGACCGAGAATACCCAGGAATACCTGAACATGTTCAATTTTCTGTTCAGATACGTACAGGATAACTACGTGGAGGAAATAGACCCGGAAACCCTCTACATGGGAGCCATCAAGGGACTTTTTGAAAGCCTCGACGATCCCTATTCGGTCTACCTGACGAAAAACGATATGCGGCTGCTCCGCAACACCACCACCGGACGCTTCGGCGGCGTAGGTCTGATCATATCCAAGCCGGATCCTTCCCTGGAGCTGGAACCCACCCCCCGGCGGCCCTATCCACAGTACGTCGAGGTTGTCTCGCCCATTGAAGGGGCCCCGGCGTACCGGGCCGGCATCCATGCCGGGGACCATATCACTGCCGTGGAAGGAGAATCCACCGAAGAACTGACCCTGGACGAGGTCGTGGACAAGCTGAAAGGCCCCCCGGGAACAGAGGTTAAGGTTAAGATCCTCAGACGGGATTCCATCAGTTTTGATGTTACCATTACCAGGGCGATTATCGAGGTTCCCACCATAAAGCAGGATATGATCGGCACTATCGCGTACCTCCGCATCGTCGACTGGACCCCCTATACCGACGACAGGGTACGGGAGGCCTTCGACTTCTTTGAAGAGCGGGGATACCGGTCCATTATCGTCGACGTCAGGGGAAACCCCGGCGGTCTGCTTGATTCCGTCGTCGATGTGGCGGACCTCTTTCTCGATTCCGGGACTATCGTAAGTACCCGTTCCCGGATTCCCAGCGAAAACAAGCGCTTTACCGCGGATTCTTCCACGGAAATCCCGGAGACGGTACCGGTAATTGTGCTGGTGGACAAGGGATCCGCATCTGCGTCGGAGATCTTTGCCGGTGCCATGAAGGATTCCGGCCGGGGATACCTGATCGGTGAAACCACCTACGGCAAGGGATCCGTTCAATGGGTCAGAGAGTTCGGAGAAACCGGATTCAAACTGACCATTGCCCGCTACTACACCCCGGCGGGTATCAGCGTGGATGAGGTCGGAGTAGAGCCGGATCTGGGTATACCCCCGGAAGAACTGAGTGAAGAGGAACAGGCGTCTCTGCAGCAGATATTCGAAAACAACACCATCGTTTCCTTTGTGGAGGAGAATCCCCGGGAAGACCCGGAGAAGGTAGACGCCTTTATCGACAGACTCCGGAACCAGGGGATCAGTCTCGATGAACGGGACATACGTTTTCTTGTCCGCAGCGAATACAACCGCCGCATGGATTTTCCTCCGGTCTACGACCTGGAGTTCGACAAGGTTCTTCAGCGGGCTGTGGAGATGCTCGAGTCCGGGGAGGTGCGGTAA
- a CDS encoding P-loop NTPase codes for MQVLPIASGKGGVGKSLVATNLSIALAQAGKQVVLADLDLGASNIHLVLGLGSVREGIGTYLENPGKKINDVVIDSGYENLRFIPGDAEIPGIANIKTSQKRKLLKDLGSLDADYLIMDLGAGTNNNILDFFLYSGQGIVVTAPTLTATLNAYLFLKNAIFRIMSNSFKRNSAAWDYLDKLRQDGQSLQKVYVPKLLERMSAEDPEGFEVFERKMSLFHPGLIMNMLDDPKEGVRAQKIRRSCKEYLGLDLEHLGIIYRDHLQDVALNSRLPIIAYKPQTVLSQAIYRIADKILQQEGENTGPLDYMTLDDSYLTAELEAEIDFDARVFEMEGMLNSGALSYGDLVETIKSQQYEISQLRKENALLKKKIVSLMQDRQDF; via the coding sequence ATGCAGGTTTTGCCAATAGCAAGCGGTAAAGGCGGAGTCGGCAAGTCTCTGGTTGCGACGAACCTGTCCATCGCCCTGGCCCAGGCGGGAAAGCAGGTCGTGCTGGCGGATCTTGACCTCGGTGCCTCCAATATTCACCTGGTCCTGGGCCTGGGATCGGTCCGGGAGGGCATAGGAACCTATCTGGAGAATCCCGGAAAAAAGATTAACGATGTTGTCATCGATTCAGGTTACGAAAACCTGCGTTTTATTCCCGGAGATGCAGAAATCCCCGGTATTGCGAATATTAAGACTTCCCAGAAAAGGAAGCTCCTGAAGGACCTTGGGTCCCTGGACGCGGATTACCTGATAATGGACCTGGGGGCGGGAACGAATAATAATATCCTCGATTTTTTCCTTTACTCAGGGCAGGGAATTGTGGTTACCGCTCCAACCCTGACGGCGACCTTGAACGCCTATCTTTTTCTGAAGAATGCCATTTTCCGGATCATGAGCAACTCCTTCAAACGTAATTCCGCCGCCTGGGACTACCTGGACAAACTGCGGCAGGATGGGCAGTCCCTGCAGAAGGTCTATGTCCCCAAGCTGCTTGAGCGGATGAGCGCCGAGGATCCGGAAGGATTTGAGGTTTTCGAACGCAAGATGAGTCTTTTCCATCCCGGTCTCATCATGAACATGCTGGATGATCCCAAGGAGGGTGTCCGGGCACAGAAGATCCGGCGCTCCTGCAAGGAGTACCTTGGTCTGGATCTTGAACACCTGGGAATAATCTACCGTGATCATCTGCAGGATGTAGCCCTGAACTCCCGGCTGCCTATTATTGCCTATAAACCTCAGACGGTCCTTTCCCAGGCCATCTATCGTATTGCCGACAAGATTCTGCAGCAGGAGGGGGAAAACACCGGTCCCCTGGACTATATGACCCTGGATGACTCCTATTTAACCGCCGAACTTGAGGCGGAAATAGATTTTGACGCCAGGGTTTTTGAGATGGAGGGGATGCTCAATTCCGGCGCCCTCTCCTATGGGGATCTGGTGGAAACCATCAAATCGCAGCAGTATGAGATTTCCCAGCTGCGTAAAGAGAATGCTCTTTTAAAAAAGAAGATAGTAAGCCTGATGCAGGACAGACAGGATTTTTAA
- a CDS encoding flagellar assembly protein A translates to MAAKADSGAFQLIVDETKLSAGIRFTPRAEGAEYSAEDLRNFLTAQGIRQGIDNKALSEAAARFSEGEESEAGMLALGEAPRDPEPARYEWEDLPVPEDLKYEASLVLDNAPPPEIFQTRTEKVKRHRTVRKKGLLPFMPVKEKTVEVVEKLEKQEKVYVDPRVLAFGWCEKDARIGTVQPGKPGTPGVNVFGQALPPKVDSRSFFCGQGIHLEKGTLVAGDSGFFRRGDNWIDLVPYTLHQWDVSLSEDRNTCYLDFNPGFKDAAPPAAEDIVHAAVELGYPKEKLLASQDIQNMIAEAVKAGTALRKQGISVDEDGWFAVRVSEDKLKAHLSIRKRRGGGKPLVLKEVGAAIVQAGFKGLDKPAVQAAIMEFYRGPEAEMRDYVLVEGKAPLAGDDESFSLKVTSLAQADMSAIIGRAEQLRRDGLIDLESWNIFPPEKVEKMALVRAEQLVGEIVKGKNGEAGTDVFGARIEAPAGKKAPLHVCEGLRIEKNLIVAESDGVLEIGEQDGTTYLRHHPHKSASVSVRLSEDRMKAVLTVSPVEGTGFPATEEDIREALKKAGVSQGIDEELCARVCARTSRGEAVSDMVVARGRAPRDAGRVEVDFKIDFASGKGVTINKKGQANYRSQDRMTTVNEGDLIAEVRVPQGESEPGWDVTGKTLNSRELKQIPLEAGEHVEVREEEAGLTRFYASASGELIREKNLISVRNVYTIAGDVDMKTGNIKFSGPVQIKGSVMPGFVVFSTGDVQIGGLVDASLVSSEGSIYIGHGVKGGGKAVLRSKKNVYAGFIEQGHVMAVGDIVVKNSCLRSSLRCNGKLVLKTDKGNLNGGIVKTRQGAEVQNLGNPNGVKTQVSFGQDYLVADRIQVEEKEITQTRDKVIKLDSILNRLEKAGETEKLHRARQEKLKFIKLIEKRSLRLFTLREKYEEHYPSEVVVRGSLYPGVVFESHGRYYEVDKAESGVVVFFDSRVGKIQKKPISKEE, encoded by the coding sequence ATGGCGGCGAAGGCAGATTCTGGAGCTTTTCAATTAATTGTTGATGAAACAAAACTATCCGCCGGTATACGATTCACCCCCCGGGCTGAAGGTGCCGAATATTCTGCCGAGGATCTCAGGAACTTTCTGACTGCCCAGGGAATACGTCAGGGAATTGACAATAAGGCCCTGTCCGAAGCCGCTGCACGTTTTTCCGAAGGGGAGGAGTCGGAAGCCGGAATGCTTGCCCTGGGGGAAGCCCCCCGGGATCCGGAACCGGCGCGGTATGAGTGGGAGGATCTTCCGGTCCCGGAGGATCTGAAATACGAGGCTTCTCTCGTGCTGGATAATGCCCCTCCTCCCGAAATTTTTCAGACCAGGACGGAAAAGGTTAAACGGCACAGGACGGTCCGAAAAAAAGGGCTTCTTCCTTTTATGCCTGTCAAAGAGAAGACCGTCGAAGTTGTAGAAAAGCTTGAAAAACAGGAAAAGGTTTATGTCGATCCCCGCGTTCTGGCTTTCGGCTGGTGTGAAAAGGATGCACGCATAGGAACCGTTCAACCCGGGAAGCCCGGGACACCGGGGGTCAATGTTTTCGGTCAGGCACTGCCTCCTAAAGTCGACAGCCGGTCCTTTTTCTGCGGCCAGGGGATACACCTGGAGAAGGGAACCTTGGTTGCCGGAGATTCCGGTTTCTTTCGCCGGGGAGATAACTGGATAGATCTTGTTCCCTATACCCTGCATCAGTGGGATGTCTCCCTCTCAGAAGACCGAAATACCTGTTATCTGGACTTCAATCCCGGATTCAAGGATGCGGCTCCCCCCGCGGCGGAGGATATTGTACACGCAGCCGTGGAACTGGGATATCCAAAGGAAAAGCTCCTGGCAAGTCAGGATATCCAGAACATGATTGCCGAAGCCGTAAAAGCCGGAACGGCCCTGAGAAAGCAGGGAATCTCCGTGGATGAAGACGGCTGGTTCGCTGTTCGGGTCTCCGAGGATAAACTGAAGGCACACCTTTCCATACGCAAACGCCGGGGAGGTGGCAAGCCCCTGGTTTTGAAAGAGGTCGGCGCGGCCATTGTCCAGGCAGGGTTCAAGGGGCTGGATAAGCCTGCGGTTCAGGCGGCTATCATGGAGTTTTACCGCGGTCCAGAGGCTGAAATGCGGGACTATGTTCTGGTGGAGGGAAAAGCCCCGCTTGCCGGCGATGACGAGAGTTTTTCGTTAAAGGTTACTTCCCTGGCCCAGGCGGATATGTCCGCCATTATCGGGCGGGCCGAACAGCTGCGCAGGGACGGGCTGATCGACCTGGAATCCTGGAACATCTTCCCCCCGGAGAAGGTCGAAAAGATGGCCCTTGTACGGGCAGAGCAGCTCGTGGGAGAGATAGTCAAAGGGAAGAACGGCGAGGCGGGAACCGATGTTTTCGGTGCCAGGATCGAAGCTCCAGCCGGAAAGAAGGCGCCTCTTCACGTCTGTGAGGGACTGCGCATAGAGAAGAACCTTATTGTGGCCGAGTCCGACGGAGTTCTGGAGATCGGCGAACAGGATGGTACTACCTACCTGCGTCATCACCCTCATAAAAGCGCATCGGTGTCTGTACGACTCTCCGAGGACCGGATGAAGGCCGTATTGACGGTCAGCCCTGTGGAAGGGACAGGTTTTCCCGCCACGGAGGAGGATATCCGGGAGGCCCTTAAGAAAGCCGGGGTGAGTCAGGGGATTGATGAGGAACTCTGTGCGCGGGTCTGTGCCCGGACCTCCCGGGGAGAGGCTGTAAGCGATATGGTCGTGGCGCGGGGAAGAGCCCCCCGGGATGCAGGCAGGGTGGAGGTAGACTTTAAAATCGACTTCGCCAGTGGAAAAGGGGTAACCATAAACAAGAAAGGGCAGGCGAATTATCGCAGCCAGGACCGCATGACCACCGTCAATGAGGGGGATTTGATCGCCGAGGTGCGGGTTCCCCAGGGGGAATCGGAACCCGGCTGGGATGTAACCGGTAAAACCCTGAACTCCCGCGAGCTGAAGCAGATTCCCCTGGAAGCGGGGGAGCATGTCGAGGTCCGGGAGGAGGAAGCCGGGCTAACCCGATTTTACGCTTCCGCTTCCGGAGAACTTATCCGGGAAAAGAACCTCATCAGTGTGCGCAATGTCTATACCATCGCCGGTGACGTGGATATGAAGACGGGTAATATAAAGTTCTCGGGTCCGGTCCAGATCAAAGGCTCGGTAATGCCGGGTTTCGTTGTCTTTTCCACCGGTGACGTGCAGATCGGAGGGCTCGTGGATGCGTCTCTGGTTTCCTCAGAGGGCTCCATATACATCGGGCACGGGGTCAAGGGAGGGGGAAAGGCCGTGCTGCGGTCGAAAAAGAACGTATATGCCGGTTTTATCGAGCAGGGACATGTAATGGCCGTGGGAGATATCGTCGTTAAGAACTCCTGCCTGCGTTCCTCCCTTCGCTGCAACGGCAAACTGGTTTTGAAAACCGACAAGGGAAACCTGAACGGGGGAATAGTCAAAACCCGGCAGGGAGCGGAGGTCCAGAACCTGGGAAACCCGAACGGTGTAAAGACCCAGGTCTCCTTCGGCCAGGATTATCTGGTAGCCGACCGCATTCAGGTGGAGGAGAAAGAGATTACCCAGACCCGGGACAAGGTAATAAAGCTGGATTCAATATTGAACCGGCTGGAAAAGGCGGGGGAGACGGAAAAACTCCATCGGGCCCGGCAGGAAAAGCTGAAGTTTATCAAGCTTATTGAAAAGCGCAGCCTGCGTCTTTTTACCCTGCGGGAAAAGTATGAAGAACACTACCCCTCCGAGGTGGTTGTGCGGGGCAGCCTGTATCCGGGGGTGGTGTTCGAGAGCCACGGCCGCTATTACGAGGTGGACAAAGCCGAATCCGGGGTCGTGGTTTTCTTCGATTCCAGGGTGGGCAAGATCCAGAAAAAGCCGATCAGTAAAGAGGAGTAG
- the lgt gene encoding prolipoprotein diacylglyceryl transferase gives MSLPLAYLQFPDWISPVILPGLPFRWYGLMYLLAFGTAYLLVRYQVRREEPKLSTDIVADLFFWIILGLLLGGRLVSTLIYDTSGIYWVKPWLIFWPFDESMRFVGLQGMSYHGGLLGGTIGGVLFCRRRGLSPWLWADRIALAVPLGYTFGRLGNFINAELYGRVTSAPWGMVFPGAPEFPLSVDWVAAMSRELGLAAEGGVNLPRHPSQLYEAFGEGVLLWLFLWFIIRKRKSFNGFIMGWYLIGYGAVRFVIEYFRQPDSNLGFIVELGSPHSIYQTGSFLNFTMGQLLCTLMILAGAGVLIFAGHRSRKS, from the coding sequence ATGTCACTACCGCTGGCCTATCTGCAGTTTCCCGACTGGATATCTCCGGTCATTTTACCCGGCCTGCCCTTTCGCTGGTACGGCCTCATGTATCTCCTTGCCTTCGGGACCGCCTACCTCCTGGTGCGGTATCAGGTTCGAAGGGAGGAGCCGAAACTCTCCACTGATATTGTGGCGGACCTCTTTTTCTGGATAATCCTCGGCCTGCTTCTGGGTGGACGCCTGGTTTCTACCCTGATTTATGATACTTCCGGTATCTACTGGGTCAAACCATGGCTGATTTTCTGGCCCTTCGATGAATCCATGCGCTTTGTGGGGCTTCAGGGGATGTCCTACCATGGCGGCCTGCTGGGCGGAACCATCGGAGGAGTCCTTTTTTGCCGTCGCAGGGGGCTCTCTCCCTGGCTCTGGGCAGACAGGATTGCCCTGGCTGTCCCCCTGGGGTATACCTTCGGACGTCTGGGCAACTTCATCAACGCCGAGCTCTACGGCCGTGTTACCAGCGCCCCCTGGGGGATGGTCTTTCCCGGGGCCCCGGAATTTCCCCTCTCCGTCGACTGGGTGGCCGCCATGAGCCGCGAACTGGGTCTGGCAGCGGAGGGAGGCGTAAATCTGCCCCGGCACCCGAGCCAGCTGTACGAGGCTTTCGGTGAGGGGGTCCTTCTCTGGCTCTTTCTCTGGTTCATCATCCGGAAGCGAAAGAGTTTTAACGGATTTATAATGGGGTGGTATCTGATAGGGTACGGGGCTGTCCGCTTTGTAATTGAATACTTCAGGCAGCCCGACAGCAACCTGGGCTTTATAGTCGAACTGGGTTCTCCCCATTCCATCTATCAGACCGGAAGTTTCCTGAATTTCACCATGGGACAGCTCCTGTGCACTCTGATGATTCTTGCCGGGGCAGGGGTCCTGATTTTCGCCGGACATCGCTCCCGGAAATCCTGA
- a CDS encoding sigma-70 family RNA polymerase sigma factor, with protein sequence MMNTAQVSRIENDDYYGIDSDPLALYLRQIAGYRLLSKAEELKLGKDIVELRGQIKSLDNDLSRGTIDSADYRALRNSLEAELGLLKNRMITSNLRLVVSIAKRYQHRGLSLLDLIDEGNIGLIEAVERFDYTRGCKFSTYGTWWIQQAIIKAVADKGRTIRIPVHVLNSIRKCFSVSKYLTQELGRDPQLQELADYMDVPEEKVKQFMEYTVDTASLDTTVDDDNATSLSDLVRGDEYAEPFESVFSNSLRDILDRVLDQLSSRERRILELRFGLGSQAPLTLEEIGSRMGITRERVRQIQNKAIETLGTFSAIQELREVL encoded by the coding sequence ATGATGAATACGGCACAGGTTTCCCGGATTGAGAATGATGACTATTATGGCATCGACAGCGATCCCCTGGCCCTCTATCTGCGGCAGATTGCCGGATACCGCCTTCTCAGTAAGGCTGAAGAACTCAAGCTCGGGAAGGACATCGTGGAGCTTCGAGGACAGATAAAAAGCCTGGATAATGATCTGAGCCGCGGTACTATTGATTCTGCGGATTATCGTGCCCTTCGGAATTCCCTTGAGGCTGAGCTTGGGCTTCTGAAAAACCGCATGATAACATCTAACCTGCGGCTTGTGGTCTCCATCGCGAAGAGGTATCAGCACCGGGGTTTGAGCCTGCTGGACCTTATCGACGAAGGCAATATCGGTCTCATCGAGGCGGTTGAACGCTTTGATTATACCAGGGGCTGCAAATTCTCCACCTACGGCACGTGGTGGATTCAACAGGCGATCATAAAGGCGGTAGCCGATAAAGGCCGGACCATCAGGATTCCGGTCCATGTTCTGAACTCCATCAGAAAGTGTTTTTCCGTCTCCAAGTATCTGACCCAGGAACTGGGGCGTGACCCGCAGCTTCAGGAACTCGCCGATTATATGGATGTTCCCGAGGAAAAGGTCAAGCAGTTCATGGAATACACCGTTGATACCGCCTCGCTGGATACCACCGTGGATGACGACAACGCCACGAGTCTCTCCGACCTGGTTCGGGGCGACGAGTATGCCGAGCCCTTCGAGTCGGTATTTTCCAATTCCCTGCGGGATATTCTCGACCGGGTGCTGGACCAGTTGAGTTCCAGGGAACGAAGGATCCTCGAGCTGCGTTTCGGTCTTGGCAGTCAGGCGCCCCTGACTCTGGAGGAAATCGGAAGCCGTATGGGAATTACCCGGGAGAGGGTACGGCAGATTCAGAACAAGGCAATCGAAACCCTGGGGACCTTTTCCGCTATACAGGAGCTGCGGGAAGTTTTGTAA
- a CDS encoding response regulator yields the protein MAKKILIVDDSKAIRQSIRFVLEQNEYQVLDAEDGLDALEKLENGTVDLIITDVNMPNMNGIELIQEVRGKDAFKFVPIMVLTTESQYSVMEKGKAAGATGWIVKPFSTDKLLAAVRKVVG from the coding sequence ATGGCAAAGAAGATATTGATCGTGGACGATTCCAAAGCGATTCGTCAGAGCATACGGTTTGTCCTTGAACAGAATGAGTATCAGGTCCTGGATGCAGAGGACGGGCTTGACGCCCTGGAAAAACTGGAAAACGGAACAGTGGATCTGATCATTACCGATGTGAACATGCCCAACATGAATGGCATTGAACTCATCCAGGAGGTCCGCGGAAAGGACGCCTTTAAATTCGTTCCGATTATGGTTTTGACCACCGAGTCCCAGTATTCGGTTATGGAAAAGGGAAAAGCCGCCGGGGCTACCGGCTGGATCGTAAAGCCCTTCAGCACGGACAAACTGCTCGCAGCCGTACGAAAGGTTGTGGGGTAA
- a CDS encoding Fur family transcriptional regulator has product MPRYRRHGFEEFGPRFRQRGLRMTIPRQVILEALDDFDGFASAEDIFMRVHKDHPGVGLATIYRTLILLTEMGLVSKIDPGDGKFRYELREQKKETKHQHLLICSRCYRVIRYSDFSDEERDTLHSIEARLEKAHDFTIQRHSVHYYGICPSCRERERPDNSTDTGMDKLE; this is encoded by the coding sequence ATGCCGAGATACCGTCGTCACGGTTTTGAAGAATTTGGCCCCCGCTTCCGCCAGCGGGGACTTCGAATGACCATACCCCGCCAGGTTATTCTGGAAGCTCTGGATGACTTTGATGGCTTTGCCAGTGCGGAAGACATCTTCATGCGGGTTCACAAGGATCATCCCGGGGTCGGACTTGCCACAATCTACCGGACCCTGATTCTTTTGACTGAGATGGGCCTGGTGAGCAAGATCGATCCCGGTGATGGGAAGTTTCGCTACGAACTCAGGGAGCAGAAGAAGGAGACCAAACATCAGCATCTTCTTATCTGTTCCCGCTGTTACCGGGTCATCCGCTATTCGGATTTTTCCGATGAAGAGCGGGACACCCTCCATTCAATAGAAGCCCGGCTGGAGAAGGCCCATGATTTTACCATACAGCGCCATTCCGTACATTACTATGGCATCTGTCCCAGCTGCCGGGAGCGGGAACGACCGGATAACAGTACCGACACTGGCATGGATAAATTGGAATAA
- a CDS encoding chemotaxis protein CheW yields MAEEKYRQIDDDDMFLVDDEDEQYQENKYLLFNIGKEIYGINIMVVTDIIELQKITEVPDMPDYIKGVINLRGKVIPVMDLRLRFGMEPRAYDDRTCIIIVHVENTSIGFIVDTVSEVKDIRESDIDPPPSFKKHAARDRYISGLGKVDEEVRILLDVKKILEQDEDLKLESIGSEK; encoded by the coding sequence GTGGCAGAAGAGAAGTACAGGCAAATCGATGACGACGACATGTTCCTCGTGGATGACGAGGACGAGCAGTATCAGGAAAACAAGTACCTTCTGTTCAATATCGGCAAGGAAATTTACGGCATAAACATTATGGTTGTTACGGATATCATCGAACTTCAGAAGATCACCGAGGTTCCTGATATGCCGGACTATATAAAAGGTGTGATCAATCTTCGGGGCAAGGTGATTCCGGTCATGGATCTGCGGCTGCGTTTCGGGATGGAGCCCAGGGCGTATGACGACCGGACCTGCATTATAATTGTTCACGTCGAGAATACCTCCATCGGGTTTATTGTGGATACCGTTTCCGAGGTAAAGGATATCCGCGAGAGCGACATAGACCCGCCGCCGAGTTTCAAGAAACATGCTGCCCGGGACCGGTATATATCGGGACTTGGAAAGGTAGACGAAGAGGTGCGGATCCTTCTGGATGTTAAAAAGATTCTGGAACAGGATGAGGATCTTAAGCTCGAGTCCATTGGCAGCGAAAAATAA